A window from Theobroma cacao cultivar B97-61/B2 chromosome 3, Criollo_cocoa_genome_V2, whole genome shotgun sequence encodes these proteins:
- the LOC18603891 gene encoding protein EXECUTER 2, chloroplastic — protein sequence MIVTNHVCGVGQSISMPQLKPFCYIDFSAKKSSNSCFVLGWNWSFASAQNRPFFRHHTKASSLRCCCNNPSNSNSSSSSSEWDWNRWSRHFSEIEQAESYASVLKFQLEDAIEKEDFQEAAKLKLAIAEVASKDSVAEIMSQLKSAIDEERYHDASWLSRHTGSGLVGWWVGYSKDSDDPFGRLVRITPGVGRFVARSYSPRQLVSASPGTPLFEIFVVKEDEETYLMQVVYLQRAKGSSMNSTSSPSKPTKNPSTPEVENASVIDVQGNEAKAERSDEKGINIEGATEEGIKSVINFLKNKIPGLKVKVMNVDVSEEVMDNDSVKQLMQEDDEKTGSTENSEDDTDDLEEIQPDGVALGEGNNPAEDGKDLDMKLFIGGLVHNNEDTPTKDEYVRLPADIKDLERDSFLLHVPKRSSDNDNGESKASKVKIAAIAAQGVSELMPPDVAKALWSSDKVSSKVSRDVREIVKLAVSQARRRSRLSEYTNFNRISSDNGNLDPFEGLYVGAFGPYGTEIVQLRRKYGRWNDADDETSDVEFFEYVEAVKLTGDLNVPAGQVTFRAKIGRESRLPNRGMYPDELGVVACYKGQGRIAEFSFRNPRWVDGELLQLNGKGIGPYVKGADLGFLYIVPEQSFLVLFNRLRLPD from the exons ATGATAGTGACCAACCATGTATGTGGTGTCGGGCAATCAATCTCTATGCCTCAGCTGAAACCCTTTTGTTATATAGATTTCTCAGCCAAGAAATCATCCAATTCCTGCTTTGTTTTGGGTTGGAATTGGAGTTTTGCTTCTGCTCAAAACAGGCCTTTTTTCAGGCACCACACCAAAGCCTCTTCTTTGCGGTGCTGTTGCAACAATCCCAGCAACAGTAATAGCAGCAGTTCTTCTTCTGAATGGGATTGGAATCGATGGAGCCGCCATTTCTCTGAGATTGAACAGGCTGAGAGTTATGCTTCTGTTCTCAAG TTCCAACTTGAAGATGCAATTGAGAAGGAAGACTTTCAAGAAGCTGCAAAGTTAAAGCTGGCTATTGCAGAGGTTGCTTCAAAGGACAGTGTAGCTGAAATCATGTCTCAATTGAAG AGTGCAATAGATGAAGAGCGGTACCATGATGCTTCATGGTTGTCTAGACATACAGGAAGTGGACTG GTGGGCTGGTGGGTAGGTTACTCAAAGGACTCTGATGATCCATTTGGTAGACTAGTGCGCATAACACCCGGAGTAGGTAGATTTGTTGCTAGGAGTTACAGTCCAAG GCAGTTAGTTAGTGCATCACCTGGAACACCACTATTTGAGATTTTTGTGGttaaagaagatgaagaaacatATCTTATGCAG GTAGTTTATTTGCAGCGTGCAAAAGGAAGTTCAATGAATAGTACAAGCTCGCCTTCCAAGCCCACAAAAAACCCATCCACTCCTGAAGTTGAGAATGCATCTGTTATAGATGTTCAGGGGAACGAAGCCAAGGCAGAAAGAAGTGATGAGAAGGGAATAAATATTGAGGGAGCAACTGAGGAAGGGATAAAAAGTGtgataaattttcttaaaaataaaattccagGACTGAAAGTCAAAGTCATGAATGTTGATGTTTCTGAGGAAGTAATGGATAATGATTCTGTGAAGCAGTTGATGCAAGAAGATGATGAGAAAACAGGATCAACTGAGAATTCTGAAGATGACACTGATGATTTGGAAGAGATTCAACCTGATGGAGTTGCTCTGGGAGAGGGTAACAATCCGGCAGAAGATGGCAAGGATTTGGATATGAAGCTTTTTATTGGTGGGCTTGTACATAATAATGAGGACACTCCTACTAAGGATGAGTATGTTCGTCTTCCAGCTGATATTAAGGACTTGGAGAGAGATTCTTTTCTGCTACATGTTCCCAAGAGGAGTTCAGATAATGACAATGGAGAAAGTAAAGCATCCAAGGTGAAAATAGCTGCTATAGCAGCTCAAGGTGTTTCTGAGCTTATGCCTCCAGATGTTGCCAAGGCATTATGGAGTTCAGATAAAGTTTCTTCAAAG GTTTCTAGAGACGTGCGTGAAATTGTCAAACTTGCTGTTAGTCAGGCACGGAGACGAAGCAGGCTATCTGAgtatacaaattttaatcgAATTAGCAGTGATAATGGCAATTTAGACCCATTTGAGG GCCTCTATGTTGGTGCATTTGGTCCTTATGGAACTGAGATAGTTCAACTGAGGCGTAAATATGGCCGCTGGAATGATGCAGATGATGAGACTTCAGATGTTGAGTTCTTTGAATATGTTGAAGCTGTGAAGCTTACTGGAGATCTCAATGTTCCTGCTGGCCAG GTTACTTTTCGTGCCAAAATTGGTAGGGAGAGTCGCCTCCCCAACCGTGGGATGTATCCAGATGAGTTAGGAGTG GTTGCATGTTACAAAGGTCAGGGAAGAATAGCAGAATTTAGTTTCCGCAATCCACGTTGGGTTGATGGTGAGCTTCTCCAACTCAATGGCAAG GGCATTGGACCCTATGTCAAAGGTGCTGATCTCGGTTTCCTTTACATTGTCCCTGAGCAAAGTTTCCTTGTGCTATTCAACCGTTTAAGATTACCAGATTGA
- the LOC18603892 gene encoding CASP-like protein 4A2, translated as MGTEAPMKRNQNLNDIMKRSSSSNSESLNHLDSPHSPLRFHSPLRSDQGDPDPPEPDNPSPPYASPAASPGKPPVDNSKALVVVVDKSTQLNANYSPFPSPPPRPTTPPQQSSHFTVNRAIKEEAPGVSTRTKAGGGGGARAVAQVLRRSKVRQTVEMAAFAFRLSEVVLCLISFSVMAADKTQGWSGDSFDRYKEYRYCLSVTVIGFVYAGFQAFDLAYYLITEAHVFHHYLRQPLSFSMDQMLAYLLISASSAAATRVDDWQSNWGKDGFTEMASASVAMAFLAFIAFAFSSLISGYELCTHESP; from the exons ATGGGAACCGAAGCCCCgatgaaaagaaatcaaaatctcAACGACATCATGAAACGATCCTCTTCTTCGAACTCCGAGTCACTCAATCACCTCGACTCACCCCACTCACCTCTCCGATTTCACTCCCCTCTCCGATCCGACCAGGGCGACCCCGACCCTCCCGAGCCAGACAACCCCTCTCCTCCCTATGCTTCCCCGGCTGCCTCCCCCGGAAAACCCCCAGTCGACAACTCCAAGGCACTCGTCGTCGTCGTCGATAAGTCCACCCAGTTAAACGCCAATTATTCTCCTTTTCCTTCGCCGCCGCCGCGTCCGACGACTCCGCCGCAGCAGTCGTCGCATTTTACAGTGAATCGCGCGATAAAGGAGGAGGCACCGGGGGTGTCGACGAGGACGAAGGCGGGTGGTGGAGGAGGAGCGAGGGCTGTAGCGCAGGTGCTGAGGAGATCGAAGGTGAGGCAGACGGTGGAGATGGCTGCTTTCGCGTTTCGATTAAGCGAAGTCGTTctgtgcttgatttctttctctGTCATGGCTGCTGATAAAACCCAAGGCTGGAGCGGTGACTCTTTCGATCGCTATAAAGAATACAG GTATTGTTTATCAGTAACTGTGATTGGATTTGTATATGCGGGGTTTCAAGCTTTTGATTTAGCTTACTATCTCATCACAGAAGCACATGTATTCCACCATTACCTCCGTCAGCCTCTCAGTTTCTCCATGGATCAG ATGCTAGCCTATCTTTTGATTTCTGCATCGTCTGCTGCAGCCACCCGGGTTGATGATTGGCAATCTAATTGGGGCAAGGACGGGTTCACTGAGATGGCTAGTGCCTCAGTTGCAATGGCCTTCCTAGCCTTTATTGCCTTTGCATTTAGCTCGCTCATATCTGGTTACGAACTCTGTACCCATGAGTCTCCATGA